The following coding sequences lie in one Erwinia amylovora genomic window:
- the rsmS gene encoding pleiotropic regulatory protein RsmS has translation MSLETAPEEIKLAVDLIMLLEENQLDPATVLAALAIVQRDFEQKVIALA, from the coding sequence ATGTCGCTGGAAACTGCGCCAGAAGAAATCAAACTAGCCGTTGATTTGATTATGTTACTTGAGGAAAATCAGCTTGACCCGGCAACCGTGCTGGCAGCCCTGGCTATTGTACAACGGGATTTTGAACAAAAGGTCATCGCATTGGCATAA
- a CDS encoding GlsB/YeaQ/YmgE family stress response membrane protein: protein MGLLTWIVIGLLVGIVAWRLFPARASGLVSSLVLAAIGALIGGYISSYFEYGSLSVFDTHALLMALVGALIMAGVGRILRI, encoded by the coding sequence ATGGGTCTGCTTACCTGGATTGTCATCGGCCTGCTGGTGGGTATTGTGGCCTGGCGCCTGTTCCCCGCCCGGGCCAGTGGGCTGGTCAGCTCGCTGGTACTTGCCGCCATCGGTGCGTTGATCGGCGGATATATCAGTAGTTACTTCGAATACGGTTCTCTGAGCGTTTTCGACACACATGCCCTGCTAATGGCGCTGGTCGGTGCGCTGATCATGGCCGGCGTGGGCAGAATTCTGCGCATCTAA
- the priC gene encoding primosomal replication protein PriC: MKSVVLLQQLEIQLEKLALAVEPHANKRTTQARFDHQLFHCHTTRLGDYLLEVRQTLAQLAQSVRDNRTESVAWMAERVVLQMSALQREVATQKMRSSERRPAPVKENLYEKLAEHQDFERRLRAMIGDRESLLAQQETLIRQQHLQRELAALEGRLQRCLQALKRIERAIENRERGL; encoded by the coding sequence ATGAAGAGCGTAGTTTTGTTGCAACAACTGGAAATTCAGCTCGAAAAGCTGGCGCTGGCCGTCGAGCCTCATGCCAATAAGCGTACGACACAGGCACGCTTCGACCATCAGTTGTTTCATTGCCACACCACCCGACTTGGCGATTATTTGCTGGAAGTACGCCAAACGCTGGCACAGTTAGCGCAAAGCGTGCGTGATAACCGCACTGAAAGCGTAGCGTGGATGGCCGAACGGGTGGTTTTACAAATGAGCGCGCTACAGCGTGAAGTCGCCACGCAAAAAATGCGCAGCAGCGAGCGCCGCCCGGCCCCAGTCAAAGAGAATTTGTACGAGAAGCTGGCGGAACATCAGGACTTTGAGCGCCGCCTGCGCGCCATGATCGGCGATCGTGAAAGCCTGTTAGCGCAGCAGGAAACGCTGATCCGGCAGCAGCACTTACAACGCGAACTGGCGGCGCTGGAAGGACGTTTGCAGCGTTGTCTGCAAGCTTTAAAACGAATTGAGCGCGCCATTGAAAACCGTGAACGTGGGTTATAA